Proteins encoded within one genomic window of Pararhizobium capsulatum DSM 1112:
- a CDS encoding four-carbon acid sugar kinase family protein gives MGKLLLSYYGDDFTGSTDVMEALASNGVETALLLGVPSDAMRERFKTCRAIGIAGTSRSETPAWMEANLGPAFEWLKSLDADVCHYKVCSTFDSSPKVGNIGKAIEIGKALFDQSFVPVIVGAPPLKRYTAFGHLFAAYQGQVYRIDRHPVMSRHPVTPMDEADLAVHLSKQTTLPVSVADLAALASAGADAVVDQLAAKAPGIVLLDVDSATSQAAAGRQLWRLRQSAAFVAGSSGVEYALLDAWRAERLIGQRPEFTSPGKVDRLAVVSGSVSPTTERQIRNALENGFDGVSLDPLALVGEDGERTVDAAVVRGIDILKSGRSAILYTALGPGADQGTDIDRIPDARHRLGRALGTILRRLVEAEALPRAVIAGGDTSSHALKELRVEVLTMRFPLPQTPGSPLCTAYGDHTPTNGLQIALKGGQIGTDGYFAQLRDGRGE, from the coding sequence TTGGGAAAGCTTCTTCTAAGCTATTACGGGGACGATTTTACGGGCTCGACGGATGTGATGGAGGCGCTGGCTTCGAATGGTGTCGAAACGGCGCTCCTCCTCGGTGTTCCCAGTGATGCCATGCGGGAGCGCTTCAAGACGTGTCGCGCCATCGGGATCGCCGGCACCAGCCGCAGCGAGACGCCGGCATGGATGGAGGCCAATCTCGGGCCTGCCTTCGAATGGCTGAAAAGTCTCGATGCAGATGTCTGCCACTACAAGGTCTGCTCGACATTCGATTCCAGCCCGAAGGTCGGGAACATCGGGAAGGCCATCGAGATCGGCAAGGCGCTGTTTGATCAGTCCTTCGTTCCGGTGATAGTCGGTGCGCCGCCGCTCAAGCGCTATACAGCGTTCGGCCATCTGTTCGCTGCCTATCAGGGACAGGTCTACCGCATCGACCGCCACCCTGTCATGAGCCGGCATCCCGTCACGCCGATGGATGAGGCCGATCTTGCCGTGCATCTTTCGAAACAAACCACGCTGCCTGTATCGGTCGCGGATCTTGCGGCGCTTGCATCGGCAGGTGCGGATGCGGTTGTGGATCAGCTCGCGGCGAAGGCGCCGGGTATTGTGTTGCTCGATGTGGACAGCGCCACATCGCAGGCCGCGGCCGGTCGCCAGCTGTGGCGCCTGAGGCAATCCGCTGCCTTTGTCGCGGGGTCTTCCGGCGTCGAATATGCGCTTTTGGATGCCTGGCGTGCGGAGAGGCTGATCGGTCAGCGCCCCGAATTTACGTCGCCCGGAAAGGTGGACCGCCTTGCCGTCGTCTCCGGCAGCGTCTCGCCGACCACCGAACGGCAGATCCGCAATGCGCTGGAAAACGGCTTTGACGGCGTCTCTCTCGATCCGCTGGCTCTCGTGGGCGAGGATGGTGAACGGACGGTGGATGCGGCGGTTGTCCGCGGGATCGATATCCTGAAATCCGGCCGCAGCGCCATCCTTTACACGGCCTTGGGGCCGGGCGCGGATCAGGGAACGGATATCGATCGCATTCCCGATGCCCGCCACCGTCTCGGCCGTGCACTCGGAACGATCCTGCGCCGGCTTGTGGAGGCTGAAGCGCTGCCACGGGCGGTGATTGCCGGGGGTGATACGTCCAGCCATGCCCTGAAGGAACTGCGTGTAGAGGTGCTGACCATGCGCTTTCCGCTGCCGCAGACGCCCGGTTCGCCGCTGTGCACGGCTTACGGTGACCATACGCCGACCAATGGCCTGCAGATCGCGCTGAAGGGCGGCCAGATCGGGACGGATGGCTACTTCGCCCAGCTTCGCGACGGGCGCGGTGAATGA
- a CDS encoding phosphogluconate dehydrogenase C-terminal domain-containing protein: MTSIALFGAGGKMGYRLAKNLKGSRFDVRHIEVSEAGKARLQTDLGVSCVDADTALAGAEVVVLAVPDTLIGKVAAGIVDKLVAGTIVVVLDAAAPAAGHLPVRDDLTYFVTHPCHPPIFNDETDPTAKRDFFGGVAAKQHIVSALMQGPEEHFALGEEVAKVIWAPVMRSHRVTVEQIALLEPGLSETVCASLLVVMRQAMDECVARGVPKEAARDFLLGHMNVLGAVIFEETPGVFSDACNKAIEFGIPVLMKDDWKKVFEPEEIAESIRRIT; encoded by the coding sequence ATGACTTCTATCGCACTGTTCGGCGCCGGCGGAAAAATGGGCTACCGCCTCGCCAAGAACCTGAAGGGCTCGCGTTTCGACGTGCGCCATATCGAGGTGAGCGAAGCTGGCAAGGCGCGCCTGCAGACCGATCTCGGCGTGTCCTGCGTGGATGCCGACACCGCTCTTGCTGGTGCCGAGGTTGTCGTGCTTGCCGTCCCGGATACGCTGATCGGCAAGGTCGCGGCCGGTATCGTCGACAAGCTCGTCGCCGGCACCATCGTTGTCGTGCTCGATGCGGCCGCCCCTGCTGCCGGCCATCTCCCCGTTCGTGACGATCTCACCTATTTCGTCACCCATCCCTGCCATCCGCCGATCTTCAACGACGAGACCGACCCAACGGCCAAGCGCGATTTCTTCGGTGGCGTCGCCGCCAAGCAGCATATCGTTTCTGCCCTGATGCAGGGTCCGGAAGAGCATTTTGCACTCGGTGAAGAAGTCGCCAAAGTCATATGGGCGCCGGTCATGCGTTCGCACCGCGTCACCGTCGAGCAGATCGCCCTGCTTGAGCCGGGCCTGTCCGAGACCGTCTGCGCCTCGCTTCTGGTCGTCATGCGCCAGGCCATGGATGAGTGCGTTGCCCGCGGCGTGCCGAAGGAGGCTGCCCGCGACTTCCTGCTCGGCCACATGAACGTGCTCGGCGCGGTCATCTTCGAAGAGACGCCGGGTGTGTTTTCCGATGCCTGCAACAAGGCCATCGAATTCGGCATCCCGGTCCTGATGAAGGACGACTGGAAGAAAGTTTTTGAACCCGAGGAGATCGCTGAAAGCATTCGGCGCATCACCTGA
- a CDS encoding DUF2291 family protein: protein MPNFRAAAAISLAITLVLPGCKIIKTPTAEEAAAEASGGFAPDKQVADIWDAKVIPFLQQRAGTFQEVSALSQSDLNAAAAKYGHKEKDGTAPWTFAAKVSGIIVKAETKSRAAYLDADVDGDGKGDVRIQIGPVIKGTAIRDSLDFVNFNEFKNQIQWAEFGKAFNTHVYGLTLEKLSREGLEGKKVEALGAYPLPSTGQPALLTPATLTIGG from the coding sequence ATGCCGAATTTCCGGGCCGCTGCTGCAATCTCGCTTGCCATTACGCTTGTGTTGCCCGGCTGCAAGATCATCAAGACGCCGACCGCTGAAGAGGCCGCTGCCGAGGCGAGCGGCGGTTTCGCGCCCGACAAGCAGGTGGCGGACATCTGGGATGCCAAGGTCATCCCGTTCCTTCAGCAGCGTGCCGGAACCTTTCAGGAGGTCTCTGCGCTTTCCCAGTCCGACCTTAATGCCGCAGCTGCGAAATATGGCCATAAGGAAAAGGACGGTACTGCGCCCTGGACCTTCGCGGCGAAAGTCTCCGGCATCATCGTCAAGGCGGAAACGAAATCCCGCGCGGCCTATCTCGATGCCGATGTCGATGGCGACGGCAAGGGTGATGTCCGCATCCAGATCGGCCCGGTCATCAAGGGCACGGCGATCCGCGACAGCCTGGATTTCGTCAATTTCAACGAATTCAAGAACCAGATCCAGTGGGCCGAATTCGGCAAGGCCTTCAACACCCACGTCTATGGCCTGACGCTGGAAAAACTTTCGCGCGAAGGCCTTGAGGGCAAGAAAGTCGAGGCGCTCGGCGCCTATCCGCTGCCATCCACCGGCCAGCCGGCTCTGCTGACGCCCGCGACGCTGACGATCGGCGGCTGA
- a CDS encoding transcriptional regulator NanR, with the protein MSQRTAQPAEPIVRRKLSDEIFDRLERMITSGELKPGDEMPSERELMERFGVGRPAIREAMQSLANMGLVAISHGERAKVLQLTAKSLFHQVDLTAKIFLSQSSDSLENLKSARIFFERGMAREAALRATRQDTADLRDIIETQRESLGDAEAFIAADMQFHIRIAQISGNPIFAGVSEAMLAWLKAYHTDMLIWTGKEKFTLAEHEEIVDRLEAKDSAGAEAAMLKHLERSRALYKREHGELVS; encoded by the coding sequence GTGAGCCAGAGAACCGCCCAACCGGCAGAACCGATCGTGCGCCGCAAGCTTTCGGACGAAATTTTCGACCGGCTGGAACGCATGATCACCTCTGGCGAACTGAAGCCCGGCGACGAAATGCCATCGGAGCGGGAGTTGATGGAGCGTTTTGGCGTCGGCCGCCCCGCCATCCGCGAGGCCATGCAGTCGCTTGCCAATATGGGCCTCGTCGCCATCTCCCACGGCGAGCGTGCCAAGGTTCTGCAGCTGACGGCCAAGTCTCTGTTTCATCAGGTCGATCTGACCGCGAAGATCTTTCTATCCCAATCCTCGGATTCGCTGGAAAACCTGAAAAGCGCGCGCATCTTCTTCGAACGCGGCATGGCCCGCGAAGCCGCCCTGCGCGCCACGCGACAAGATACCGCCGATCTTCGCGATATCATCGAGACCCAGCGTGAATCGCTCGGTGATGCCGAGGCCTTCATTGCCGCCGATATGCAGTTCCACATCCGCATCGCCCAGATTTCCGGCAACCCGATCTTCGCCGGCGTCAGCGAAGCGATGCTTGCCTGGCTGAAGGCCTATCATACGGACATGCTAATCTGGACCGGCAAGGAAAAGTTCACTCTCGCGGAACACGAGGAAATCGTCGATCGCCTCGAAGCAAAAGACAGCGCCGGCGCCGAAGCCGCCATGCTCAAGCATCTGGAGCGCTCTCGCGCACTCTATAAGCGTGAACACGGCGAATTGGTTAGCTAA
- a CDS encoding D-ribose ABC transporter substrate-binding protein, which translates to MKLTRRLTLAAFAGTLALGVAMPAFAADLIAIITPSHDNPFFKAEAVGAEAKAKELGYETLVLVHDDDANKQSQLIDTAIGRGAKAIILDNAGSEASIAAVQKAKDAGVPSFLIDREINATGVAVSQIVSNNYQGAQLGAEEFVKLMGESGNYVELLGREADLNAGIRSKGYHDIIDEYPELKMVAQQSANWSQTEGYSKMETILQANPDIKGVISGNDTMAMGAIAALQAAGRKDVIVVGFDGSNDVRDSITSGGIKATVLQPAYAQAQNAVVQADAFIKTGKGPAEEKQLMDCVLINADNAAKLETFALRD; encoded by the coding sequence ATGAAACTGACACGCAGACTGACGCTCGCGGCTTTCGCTGGCACTCTTGCACTTGGCGTCGCAATGCCGGCCTTCGCCGCCGATCTCATCGCCATCATCACCCCGTCGCACGACAACCCGTTCTTCAAGGCGGAAGCTGTCGGTGCCGAAGCCAAGGCCAAGGAACTCGGCTACGAGACCCTCGTTCTCGTTCATGATGACGATGCCAACAAGCAGTCGCAGCTGATCGATACGGCCATCGGCCGTGGCGCCAAGGCGATCATCCTCGACAACGCCGGTTCGGAAGCTTCGATCGCCGCCGTTCAGAAGGCCAAGGACGCTGGTGTTCCCTCGTTCCTGATCGACCGCGAAATCAACGCCACCGGCGTTGCCGTTTCCCAGATCGTTTCCAACAACTACCAGGGCGCGCAGCTCGGTGCCGAAGAGTTCGTCAAGCTGATGGGCGAAAGCGGCAATTATGTCGAACTGCTCGGCCGCGAAGCTGACCTCAACGCCGGCATCCGTTCCAAGGGCTATCACGACATCATCGACGAATATCCGGAGCTGAAGATGGTCGCCCAGCAGTCGGCCAACTGGAGCCAGACGGAAGGTTATTCCAAGATGGAGACCATCCTGCAGGCAAACCCTGACATCAAGGGCGTTATCTCCGGCAACGACACGATGGCGATGGGCGCGATCGCAGCGCTTCAGGCTGCCGGCCGCAAGGACGTGATCGTCGTCGGCTTCGACGGTTCGAACGACGTCCGTGACTCGATCACTTCGGGCGGCATCAAGGCAACCGTCCTGCAGCCGGCTTATGCGCAGGCGCAAAATGCCGTCGTGCAGGCCGATGCCTTCATCAAGACGGGCAAGGGTCCGGCTGAAGAAAAGCAGCTGATGGATTGCGTTCTCATCAACGCCGACAATGCTGCCAAGCTCGAGACCTTCGCGCTCAGGGATTGA
- the oiaX gene encoding 3-oxo-isoapionate-4-phosphate decarboxylase OiaX, protein MSIIVTYRIETPGSVEAMATKIASDQSTGTFVPVPGETEELKARVAARVLAIRPLEDAERPTWQEPGSDKRPIRRADVDIVFPMDAVGTDLSALMTIAIGGVYSIRGMTGIRIVDLKLPKEFRGAYPGPQFGIPGTKRLTGVEGRPIIGTIVKPALGLRPHETAALVGELLESGVDFIKDDEKLMSPAYSPLEERVKAIMPRILDHEQKTGKKVMYAFGISHADPDQMMRNHDMVLEAGGNCAVININSIGFGGMSFLRKRSGLVLHAHRNGWDILTRDPGAGMDFKVYQQFWRLLGVDQFQINGIRIKYWEPDDSFVESFKAVSAPLFDASDCPLPVVGSGQWGGQAPDTYRRTGRTTDLLYLCGGGIVSHPDGPAAGVRAVQQAWEAAVADIPLEDYARDHPELAASIEKFADGKGA, encoded by the coding sequence ATGTCGATTATCGTGACATACCGCATCGAAACGCCCGGCAGCGTGGAGGCGATGGCAACCAAGATCGCGAGCGATCAATCGACTGGAACCTTCGTGCCGGTGCCGGGGGAGACGGAGGAACTGAAGGCGCGGGTTGCGGCGCGCGTGCTGGCCATTCGGCCGCTTGAGGATGCGGAGCGGCCGACATGGCAGGAACCGGGTTCGGACAAACGCCCGATCCGGCGGGCGGATGTGGACATTGTCTTTCCGATGGATGCTGTTGGCACCGATCTTTCGGCGCTGATGACGATTGCCATTGGTGGGGTCTATTCGATCCGCGGCATGACCGGCATCCGCATCGTCGATCTGAAGCTGCCGAAAGAGTTTCGCGGGGCGTATCCGGGGCCGCAATTCGGCATTCCCGGTACGAAACGGCTGACGGGGGTCGAGGGACGGCCAATCATCGGCACGATTGTCAAGCCTGCTTTGGGGCTTCGCCCGCATGAGACGGCGGCGCTTGTTGGCGAACTGCTCGAATCCGGCGTCGATTTCATCAAGGACGATGAGAAGCTGATGAGCCCGGCCTATTCGCCGCTGGAGGAGCGCGTGAAGGCGATCATGCCGCGCATTCTCGATCACGAGCAGAAGACCGGCAAGAAGGTAATGTATGCCTTCGGCATTTCCCATGCCGACCCGGACCAGATGATGCGCAATCACGACATGGTGCTGGAAGCCGGCGGCAATTGCGCTGTCATCAACATCAACTCCATCGGCTTCGGCGGCATGAGTTTCCTGCGCAAGCGCTCGGGCCTCGTGCTGCATGCCCATCGCAATGGCTGGGATATCCTGACCCGCGATCCCGGCGCGGGCATGGATTTCAAGGTCTACCAGCAGTTCTGGCGGCTGCTTGGGGTCGACCAGTTCCAGATCAACGGCATCCGCATCAAGTATTGGGAGCCGGACGACAGCTTCGTCGAATCGTTCAAGGCCGTCAGCGCGCCGTTGTTCGATGCCTCCGATTGCCCGTTGCCGGTGGTTGGTTCGGGGCAGTGGGGCGGGCAGGCGCCGGATACGTACCGGCGCACCGGGCGTACGACCGATCTGCTCTATCTCTGCGGCGGCGGCATTGTCAGCCATCCCGATGGTCCGGCAGCCGGCGTTCGCGCCGTGCAGCAGGCTTGGGAAGCGGCGGTCGCTGACATTCCGCTGGAGGATTATGCACGAGACCATCCGGAACTTGCTGCATCGATTGAAAAATTCGCTGACGGCAAGGGAGCGTGA